One region of Sulfuriroseicoccus oceanibius genomic DNA includes:
- a CDS encoding TIGR01777 family oxidoreductase, translating into MIDSPSPQHILVTGATGMVGSRLVTSLKNAGHRVTTVSRSASSPDSVAWNLTTGEFDLSATDPIDAVVHLAGAGVADSRWSEKRKQIIRKSRTESAALLARELVERNAHPVTAFVSASGASCYPADGEEKDESAPISRDTFLGDVVHDWEAAADPFRAAGIRTTHLRMGAILSPDGGALAKLTPIIKTGLGGHVGNGRQHFPWISIEDVVRLFTESLDNPTYSGAINAVAPQLLTNAEFTQALAKQLHRPAFLPVPAFAMRLVFGQMADEVFLNDLVPVPGRLTKELGYQFAHPTIDKALKELMNQ; encoded by the coding sequence GTGATCGACTCTCCATCCCCACAACACATTCTCGTTACGGGCGCTACCGGCATGGTGGGCAGCCGATTAGTGACTTCACTAAAAAACGCAGGCCACCGCGTGACGACAGTCAGCCGCTCTGCCTCGTCGCCGGATTCCGTCGCATGGAACCTCACCACAGGCGAATTCGACCTCTCCGCCACCGATCCCATCGACGCCGTAGTACACCTCGCCGGTGCCGGCGTGGCCGACAGCCGCTGGAGCGAAAAGCGCAAACAAATCATCCGCAAGAGCCGCACGGAATCCGCCGCCTTGCTCGCGCGTGAACTCGTCGAACGCAATGCCCACCCGGTGACAGCCTTCGTCTCGGCCAGCGGCGCGTCCTGCTACCCTGCCGACGGTGAGGAAAAGGACGAATCCGCACCGATCAGCCGCGACACCTTCCTCGGCGACGTCGTCCACGACTGGGAGGCCGCAGCGGATCCATTCCGCGCCGCCGGCATCCGCACCACCCACCTGCGCATGGGCGCCATCCTCAGCCCCGACGGGGGCGCGCTGGCGAAACTCACGCCAATTATCAAGACCGGACTCGGTGGTCACGTCGGCAATGGCCGCCAACACTTCCCATGGATCAGCATCGAGGATGTGGTCCGCCTTTTCACCGAATCGCTGGACAACCCAACCTACTCCGGAGCTATCAATGCGGTGGCACCACAGTTGCTCACCAATGCCGAGTTCACCCAAGCTCTCGCCAAACAACTCCACCGCCCCGCATTCCTGCCCGTGCCGGCATTCGCCATGCGTCTGGTGTTCGGTCAAATGGCAGACGAAGTCTTCCTCAACGACCTTGTCCCCGTCCCCGGTCGTCTCACCAAGGAGCTTGGCTATCAGTTCGCCCACCCCACCATCGACAAAGCCCTGAAGGAACTGATGAATCAATGA
- the queF gene encoding preQ(1) synthase yields MTTQEPSNENRRGLGLLGRSENVLPQSPDDAKLETFANHTPEREYWIHFDCPEFTSLCPVTGQPDTARIQIRYIPNEICVETKSLKFYLSSFRNHAAFNEEVVNRILTDLVAACEPKQMVVRGSFGSRGGIRLTCQATFPDNAPLAGTMTPEV; encoded by the coding sequence ATGACAACGCAGGAACCATCGAACGAAAACCGCCGCGGCCTCGGGCTGCTTGGCCGCTCGGAAAACGTGCTTCCGCAGTCGCCGGATGATGCCAAGCTCGAGACCTTCGCCAACCACACGCCAGAGCGCGAATACTGGATCCACTTCGACTGCCCCGAGTTCACCTCGCTGTGCCCGGTGACCGGCCAGCCTGATACGGCGCGCATTCAGATCCGCTACATTCCGAACGAGATCTGCGTCGAGACCAAGTCGCTCAAGTTCTACCTTTCGTCCTTCCGCAACCATGCGGCTTTCAATGAGGAGGTGGTCAACCGCATCCTCACCGACCTCGTGGCGGCCTGTGAGCCGAAGCAAATGGTCGTGCGCGGCAGCTTTGGCTCGCGCGGTGGCATCCGCCTTACCTGTCAGGCCACGTTCCCAGACAACGCACCACTCGCCGGCACGATGACGCCGGAAGTGTAG